A region of the Neomicrococcus lactis genome:
TGGCGTTCGCGTCCCACAAGCGTCCGCTGTCCCTCATTCGCTACCTCGACGCCAACGGCGCTATCAACGCTGAGGGTCAGAAGGAGCTGACGGACTTCGTGGCTGAGGCCGCGGACTTTGCACGGCGCCATAACGCTGAGGATTTCCTCGCGTTCTGTACGTCGGCTATTCGTGAAGCGGCGAACGGTCCAGAAGTGCTGGATCGCGTCACGAACGAAACCGGCGTGACGCTCATGGAGCTGACCGGTGAGCAAGAAGCCGCCGTGACGTACTTTGCCGTGCGCCGCTGGTTCGGCTGGAGCGCCAAGAACATCATGAACTTGGACATCGGTGGCGGCTCCATGGAACTTTCCATGGGCTGGGATGCTCTGCCCGCCGTCGCATACTCGGTGCCGCTGGGCGCCGGCCGGCTGACGCGTGACTTCTTGCCGGATGACCCGCCACGTCCTAAGGACGTCAAGGAACTGCGCAAGTACATCAAATCTGAACTCAAAGAGCCCGTTGCTGTGCTCAAAGAGTATGAGAAGCCCAAGCTCGTTGCAGCGACCTCCAAGACCTTCCGCAGCTTGGCGCGCATTTGTGGTGCCGCACCCAGTGCTGAGGGACCGTATGTGAAGCGCCTCTTGCGTCTCGAGGACTTGCGGCTCTGGAGCCGACGCCTCGAGGCCATGGTGGTGGAGGACCGTGCGCTGTTGCCAGGTGTCTCCGAAGTTCGTGCTCCGCAGGTTCTCGCTGGCGCGCTGGCCGCAGAGACCGTCATGGAAATGCTGGGTTTGGAACAAGTTCGTATCTGCCCGTGGGCGCTCCGCGAAGGCATCTTGTTACGCCGCTTTGACCACTTGATGGCCGAGAGTCGCGAAGCACTAGACGTTCCGGGCCCCGTGGGGAGTAATCTGCCATTAGGCGCGCAACCGCACGTACCGGGAACCCCAAACCCCGTAGGCCGCGCCGCACATCAGCATTAGGGGCGAGAAACGATGAGCGAAGAAAGCATGGACCAGCCGACCCAGCCACGCCACTACCCTGTTGCGCTCTCTAGCTCTTCGGTATATCCGCTGACGGTCGTGGACACCTTCTCCCTAGCCCGCGACGTGGGCTACGACGGCGTAGAAGTGATGGTGACGGGCAACAGCATCAGCCAGGATGCGAACCAGCTCATCAAGCTTTCCGAACGCTATGACCAGCCCATCGCGGCCATTCACGCTCCCACCCTGCTCTTGACGCAGCAAGTGTGGGGCAGCGCGTGGAACAAGATTGAGAAGTCCGCGATCATGGCCAAACAGGTCGGCTGCACC
Encoded here:
- a CDS encoding Ppx/GppA family phosphatase encodes the protein MRLGVLDIGSNTVHLLLVDAHPGARPVAFASHKRPLSLIRYLDANGAINAEGQKELTDFVAEAADFARRHNAEDFLAFCTSAIREAANGPEVLDRVTNETGVTLMELTGEQEAAVTYFAVRRWFGWSAKNIMNLDIGGGSMELSMGWDALPAVAYSVPLGAGRLTRDFLPDDPPRPKDVKELRKYIKSELKEPVAVLKEYEKPKLVAATSKTFRSLARICGAAPSAEGPYVKRLLRLEDLRLWSRRLEAMVVEDRALLPGVSEVRAPQVLAGALAAETVMEMLGLEQVRICPWALREGILLRRFDHLMAESREALDVPGPVGSNLPLGAQPHVPGTPNPVGRAAHQH